Proteins found in one Zea mays cultivar B73 chromosome 1, Zm-B73-REFERENCE-NAM-5.0, whole genome shotgun sequence genomic segment:
- the LOC103643691 gene encoding putative hydrolase C777.06c, with product MDSGPVPTRPTGGSAAVASSSSSLIFLGTGCSGALPDARCLIQPSEPPCTVCSTALSLPPDRNPNYRCNTSLLVDYCHDDGAHRYILIDVGKTFREQVLRWFVHHEVPSIDSVILTHEHADAVLGLDDLWVALPSCQRNGSAKVPVFLTQFTMDSVAARFPNLVEQKLQGGDDFARPAQLHWTIIEGDVDKPFVASELQFWPLPVMHGEDYVCLGFLFGRKARVAYLSDVSRILPRTEHAISKSGTATGQGQLDLLILETNRLHGAGDGRSCHLTLSQSLDAVKRIRPKRALLIGMNHEFEHHRENQLLARWSCRERIPVQLAHDGLRVFIDL from the exons ATGGACTCTGGTCCGGTGCCCACGCGCCCAACAGGAGGTTCCGCAGCGGTGGCTTCGTCGTCTTCATCACTCATCTTTCTGGGCACCGGCTGCTCCGGCGCGCTCCCCGACGCGCGATGCCTCATCCAGCCGTCGGAGCCTCCGTGCACCGTCTGCTCCACGGCCCTCTCCCTGCCGCCGGACCGGAACCCCAACTACAG GTGCAACACCTCCCTCCTGGTAGATTACTGCCACGACGATGGAGCTCACAGGTATATCCTGATCGATGTCGGCAAGACCTTCAGAGAGCAAGTCCTCCGGTGGTTCGTGCACCACGAAGTCCCGTCCATTGACTCG GTTATTCTCACGCACGAGCACGCAGATGCTGTCTTAGGCCTCGATGATCTCTGGGTGGCACTACCGAGCTGTCAGAGAAACGGTAGTGCCAAAGTTCCGGTTTTTCTCACCCAATTCACAATGGACAG TGTGGCCGCAAGATTCCCCAACTTGGttgaacagaagctgcagggaggTGATGACTTCGCCAGACCTGCTCAGCTCCATTGGACGATAATCGAGGGTGATGTTGACAAGCCATTTGTAGCATCGGAGCTTCAGTTTTGGCCGTTGCCC GTCATGCATGGAGAGGACTATGTCTGTTTAGGCTTCTTGTTCGGGAGGAAAGCGAGAGTTGCATACTTGTCTGATGTCTCAAGAATTCTACCTAGAACTGAGCACG CGATTTCGAAGTCTGGTACCGCCACCGGACAAGGGCAGCTAGATCTACTCATACTAGAAACAAACAGGTTGCATGGGGCG GGAGACGGTCGCAGTTGCCATTTGACTCTGAGCCAG AGCCTTGACGCTGTCAAGAGGATACGCCCTAAACGAGCTCTGCTGATTGGGATGAACCACGAGTTTGAACATCACAGAGAAAACCAGCTGTTAGCAAGATGGTCATGCAG GGAAAGAATACCAGTGCAGCTAGCTCATGACGGCCTGCGTGTCTTCATTGATCTGTGA
- the LOC103643693 gene encoding protein kinase PINOID: MAAPASSSTAAPASSPPHKPPNNAGSTMLEPQSPSPYPDAAAPVASSVSSASCCSSSSSGGSSQADRSSTFSVDSSSAATPSSSPPRPHRASDVAWAPIRGRALGPRDFTLLRRVGAGDIGTVYLCRLESQSQAPEGSACEYAMKVVDRRALAKKGKLARAAAEKRVLRRLDHPFLPTMFADFDAGTDLSCIVMEFCRGGDLHSLRHRMPGRRFPLASARFYGAEVLLALEYLHMMGIVYRDLKPENVLIRGDGHIMLTDFDLSLESTASPALEDARSVVGDKDDDVPEPAPTCLPIPELQLLRLRRWKRRAAPRPRFVAEPVDARSSSFVGTHEYVAPEVARGGGHGAAVDWWAYGVFLYELIYGRTPFVGESNEATLRNIVRRPLEFPAAATAHGDSAAARDLIARLLDKDPRTRLGSKRGAADVKAHGFFKGLNFALLRSTPPPVVPPPAAPHRCDKAADVQQLFDHF; encoded by the coding sequence ATGGCCGCTCCGGCCTCCTCGTCCACCGCCGCACCCGCGTCATCGCCACCGCACAAGCCTCCAAACAACGCCGGCAGCACCATGCTAGAGCCACAGTCACCGTCGCCCTACCCCGACGCCGCGGCGCCCGTGGCTTCCAGCGTCAGCTCCGCGAGctgctgcagcagcagcagcagcggggGCAGCAGCCAAGCGGACCGGTCGTCGACGTTCTCCGTGGACTCGTCTTCGGCCGCGACGCCGTCGTCCTCCCCCCCGCGCCCGCACCGCGCGAGCGACGTGGCGTGGGCGCCCATCCGGGGCCGGGCGCTCGGCCCGCGGGACTTCACGCTCCTCCGCCGCGTCGGGGCCGGGGACATCGGCACCGTCTACCTGTGCCGTCTCGAGAGCCAGAGCCAGGCCCCCGAGGGGTCCGCGTGCGAGTACGCCATGAAGGTGGTGGACCGGCGCGCGCTCGCCAAGAAGGGGAAGCTGGCGCGCGCCGCGGCCGAGAAGCGCGTCCTGCGGCGGCTGGACCACCCGTTCCTGCCCACCATGTTCGCGGACTTCGACGCCGGCACGGACCTGTCGTGCATCGTGATGGAGTTCTGCCGGGGCGGCGACCTCCACTCCCTCCGCCACCGCATGCCGGGCCGCCGCTTCCCGCTCGCGTCCGCGCGGTTCTACGGCGCCGAGGTGCTCCTGGCGCTGGAGTACCTGCACATGATGGGCATCGTGTACCGCGACCTCAAGCCAGAGAACGTGCTCATACGCGGCGACGGCCACATCATGCTCACGGACTTCGACCTGTCGCTGGAGTCGACGGCGTCGCCGGCTCTGGAGGACGCGAGGAGCGTCGTGGGCGACAAGGACGACGACGTGCCGGAGCCGGCACCGACCTGCCTCCCGATCCCGGAGCTGCAGCTCCTTCGGCTGCGGCGGTGGAAGCGCCGGGCCGCGCCGCGGCCGCGGTTCGTGGCGGAGCCCGTGGACGCGCGGTCCAGCTCGTTCGTGGGCACGCACGAGTACGTGGCGCCCGAGGTGGCCCGCGGGGGCGGGCACGGCGCGGCCGTGGACTGGTGGGCCTACGGCGTGTTCCTGTACGAGCTCATCTACGGGCGCACCCCGTTCGTCGGGGAGAGCAACGAGGCCACGCTCCGCAACATCGTGCGGCGGCCGCTGGAGTTCCCGGCCGCCGCGACCGCGCACGGGGACTCCGCCGCGGCGCGGGACCTGATCGCGCGGCTCCTGGACAAGGACCCGCGCACCAGGCTCGGGTCGAAGCGCGGCGCCGCCGACGTGAAGGCGCACGGCTTCTTCAAGGGCCTGAACTTCGCGCTGCTGCGGTCGACGCCGCCGCCCGTGGTGCCGCCCCCCGCCGCCCCGCACCGGTGCGACAAGGCCGCCGACGTGCAGCAGCTGTTCGATCACTTCTGA